The following coding sequences lie in one Paramormyrops kingsleyae isolate MSU_618 chromosome 15, PKINGS_0.4, whole genome shotgun sequence genomic window:
- the LOC140578564 gene encoding uncharacterized protein produces the protein MARFDGSAKVRFEEWKRSIGVGIRAQALSAVQQVDFVLSALEGEARREVELLKSEERDTADKVLTFLEGLYGEDTGWRRKEPAREEDDDATLRSQLVAGLLAGPAKKELQRLIRRASRLTFAEACREAKEVEKEDLAGGTLEGGEVRRTFLPSTAAAPGPTTSSPSDVEALRVSLKEELQREVREQMRGLREVLVTELRQAREDAMPSVGAAASNPPSRRRGRTSPGLGGPRWDEHGRPICLRCGEVGHIARNCPRETDAASSRGVRPEADRAMVPAGLREALVGDSPVLEVLAAGRPVPCILDTGSQVTLFSHSLFTRCVRGAEVKGAAEVPWLALKAVNGLSLPYVGYVVLDFTVAGVEIPQRGVVIVEDQHLPAPYGILGMNVIRHCWEVLQNQGGSRVSVFRSALPQSDRRVWDQAFSICRRLEVVEEGPTREQAARLRTEGPRVLRPATEELVWADVPRGQLRDGDQVLVEDYRGGQQEWCVARAVARIRNGKVPLRVCNLHLYPVELPPRRPLARVEKIWPGCVQAQKELVLQPPKGGVIAVEVRPVAGALPEQLHELVAKGEGLTAEEEERLSGLLSKWQGVFSRNEDDHGRTDAVYHSIPTGTAAPSRERYRPVPPSLYPELRELLKSMLEGGVITESASPWAAPVVLVRKKDGSWRFCVDYRKLNAVTHKDAYPLPRIEESLTGLKGAAWYSTLDLASGYWQVEVHPDDREKTAFATPMGLYQFERMPFGLCNAPATFQRLMQRCLGEQVYDYLLIYLDDVIVYSSDFQNHLCHLEKVFARLEAHGLKLQPEKCRLFQRAVRYLGHVVSRDGVTTDPEKTDAVREWPRPMTVREVRSFLGFAGYYRRFVPGFARKAAALHGLLKGVGAASRQKVQWTDECEEAFQALKRALLEAPVLAYADYTLPFRLYTDASFQGLGAVLTQVQGGRERVIAYASRSLHAAERNDQNYSAFKLELLALKWAVVEKFKDYLWGAKFQVFTDHRPLLHLRTAKLGAVEQRWAGQLASFDYELHHKPGREHQNADALSRRPGMTMVAQIETVDDWAERQGRDPAVSQVRDWVRLGVRPTAEDKGTLVGVSRSLLEAWDQLKVDRGVLMYQLSGEKKGWMVVVPEGERRQVWQEYHRALGHARGRRMVLALRERFHWPGLRRDVEKWQQDCEECLVGSRGKGGSPPFGGLQTSYPWEVLAVDYLSLGRPGDPYPYVLVAVDVFSRFAFAVPTRDQTAATAVRVIWEEVIRHYGCPERLLSDQGPAFESQLVKGLCEAYGCRKVRTTPYHPQGNGACERWNQTLLRLLNTLSAREQGRWTVHVPELVQAYNCTPHSSTGLSPFWVLFGRQPRLPIDQRWGVCDLTAGEAGLEWLQGHRRRLWAACREAARGTEQRRQGDRRYQDTGATHWLLAPGERVLIRNFRRRAAGKVGPYWQASPWVVMKQRDPETPVFQLRPEGRDGPLRTLHRRHLRRCPPGRTSATPEAEGRGAEVDPRPVPPSPRGWPGHRVEQPATGVEDQGEPGTAAEEEESAVAEALPRVEIGSLPQGEAEETLRRSQRVNLGVRPARYRV, from the exons ATGGCCCGCTTTGATGGGTCGGCTAAAGTAAGGTTCGAGGAATGGAAGCGGTCCATTGGGGTGGGCATCCGGGCTCAAGCGTTGTCGGCGGTGCAACAGGTAGACTTTGTGTTGAGTGCCTTGGAGGGGGAGGCAAGGCGGGAGGTGGAATTGCTCAAAAGTGAGGAAAGGGACACTGCGGATAAGGTTCTTACCTTTCTTGAGGGATTGTATGGGGAGGATACCGG GTGGCGAAGGAAGGAACCTGCCCGGGAAGAGGATGACGATGCCACCCTCAGGAGTCAGTTGGTGGCAGGCCTTCTAGCTGGTCCAGCTAAGAAGGAGCTGCAGCGGCTTATTCGACGGGCCAGTCGGCTGACGTTTGCGGAGGCATGTCGTGAGGCGAAAGAGGTCGAGAAGGAAGATCTGGCGGGAGGGACATTGGAGGGAGGGGAAGTACGACGAACCTTCCTGCCCTCCACTGCCGCCGCTCCAGGGCCCACCACAAGCTCCCCCTCGGACGTGGAGGCGCTGCGGGTCTCATTGAAGGAGGAACTTCAGCGCGAAGTACGGGAGCAGATGCGAGGATTGAGGGAGGTGTTGGTGACAGAGTTGAGGCAGGCTCGGGAAGATGCTATGCCCTCAGTTGGGGCTGCCGCGTCCAATCCCCCATCTCGCCGGCGGGGTCGTACTTCCCCGGGCTTAGGAGGGCCCCGGTGGGATGAACATGGACGGCCAATCTGCCTACGCTGCGGGGAAGTGGGGCACATTGCGAGGAACTGCCCCAGGGAAACGGACGCCGCAAGTAGCCGAGGGGTGCGGCCTGAAGCGGACCGGGCTATGGTGCCAGCCGGGTTGCGGGAGGCACTGGTGGGGGATAGCCCGGTGCTTGAGGTGTTGGCTGCAGGAAGGCCGGTCCCATGTATTTTGGACACAGGTTCGCAGGTCACTCTGTTTAGCCATAGCCTCTTCACCCGGTGTGTGAGGGGTGCTGAGGTTAAGGGGGCTGCGGAGGTTCCATGGCTGGCCCTCAAAGCGGTGAATGGACTGTCCCTCCCGTACGTGGGCTATGTGGTGCTGGACTTCACGGTCGCTGGGGTGGAGATTCCCCAGCGGGGAGTGGTGATCGTGGAGGACCAGCACCTCCCGGCCCCGTATGGGATTTTGGGTATGAATGTGATCAGGCATTGCTGGGAGGTGCTGCAGAACCAAGGGGGGTCTCGCGTGTCTGTGTTTCGATCTGCCCTCCCGCAGAGTGACCGGCGAGTGTGGGACCAGGCCTTTTCCATCTGTCGGCGTCTTGAGGTGGTGGAGGAAGGACCGACCCGGGAGCAAGCGGCCCGGCTGCGGACGGAGGGACCACGGGTGTTGCGCCCCGCAACGGAAGAACTGGTATGGGCAGATGTGCCCCGGGGTCAGTTGCGAGACGGGGACCAAGTCCTGGTGGAGGATTATCGTGGGGGCCAGCAAGAGTGGTGTGTGGCCCGGGCGGTGGCACGTATTCGGAATGGGAAGGTGCCACTCCGGGTGTGTAATCTCCACCTGTACCCTGTGGAGCTGCCCCCCCGACGACCACTGGCCCGGGTGGAGAAGATCTGGCCGGGGTGTGTGCAGGCCCAGAAGGAACTGGTGCTGCAACCTCCTAAGGGGGGCGTGATTGCAGTGGAAGTGCGGCCGGTGGCTGGGGCTCTTCCCGAACAGCTACATGAGTTGGTGGCTAAGGGAGAAGGACTGACCGCAGAGGAAGAAGAGCGGCTGAGTGGACTGCTCAGTAAGTGGCAGGGGGTGTTTTCCCGCAATGAAGATGATCACGGCCGCACAGATGCGGTGTACCATAGTATCCCTACTGGAACAGCAGCTCCGTCAAGGGAGCGTTATCGGCCTGTTCCCCCGAGCCTGTATCCGGAACTGAGGGAACTCCTCAAGTCTATGCTGGAGGGAGGGGTGATTACGGAGAGTGCTAGCCCATGGGCTGCCCCCGTTGTGCTAGTCAGGAAGAAAGACGGCTCATGGCGGTTTTGTGTGGACTATAGGAAGCTAAATGCGGTCACCCACAAAGATGCCTACCCGCTCCCAAGGATTGAGGAGTCATTGACGGGGCTAAAGGGAGCAGCCTGGTACTCGACCTTGGACCTGGCCAGTGGTTATTGGCAGGTGGAGGTCCACCCGGATGATCGTGAGAAGACTGCCTTTGCCACACCCATGGGCCTCTACCAGTTTGAACGAATGCCGTTTGGGCTGTGCAATGCCCCTGCCACTTTTCAGAGACTAATGCAGCGTTGTTTGGGCGAGCAGGTGTATGATTACTTACTGATCTACCTGGATGATGTTATTGTATATTCTTCTGATTTCCAGAACCATCTGTGCCACCTGGAGAAGGTGTTTGCAAGATTGGAGGCCCATGGGTTGAAGTTGCAGCCGGAGAAGTGCCGGCTGTTCCAGCGGGCAGTCCGCTACCTGGGCCACGTGGTTAGTCGGGATGGGGTAACCACGGACCCTGAAAAGACAGATGCAGTGAGGGAATGGCCACGCCCAATGACTGTGCGGGAGGTGCGGTCGTTCCTAGGGTTTGCGGGGTACTACCGTCGTTTTGTGCCGGGGTTCGCGAGGAAGGCGGCGGCATTACATGGGCTGCTGAAGGGTGTGGGCGCGGCATCCAGGCAGAAGGTGCAGTGGACAGATGAATGCGAGGAGGCATTCCAGGCCCTGAAGAGAGCCTTGTTGGAAGCCCCAGTGCTGGCTTATGCGGATTACACCTTGCCGTTCCGCCTCTACACGGATGCTAGCTTCCAGGGACTTGGGGCTGTCCTGACTCAGGTGCAGGGGGGAAGAGAGCGTGTGATCGCTTATGCCAGCAGGagcttgcatgcagctgaaCGGAATGATCAGAACTATAGTGCATTCAAGCTGGAGTTGCTGGCTCTGAAGTGGGCGGTGGTGGAGAAGTTTAAAGATTACTTATGGGGGGCCAAGTTTCAGGTGTTTACAGACCATCGCCCTCTCCTGCACCTGAGGACCGCCAAGCTGGGGGCAGTGGAACAACGGTGGGCTGGCCAGCTGGCCTCATTTGACTATGAGCTGCATCACAAACCAGGACGAGAGCATCAGAATGCGGATGCACTGTCACGGCGTCCTGGGATGACTATGGTGGCCCAGATTGAGACCGTGGATGACTGGGCAGAGCGGCAGGGTCGAGATCCAGCTGTGTCCCAGGTACGTGATTGGGTGCGATTGGGGGTGCGGCCAACTGCGGAGGATAAGGGTACTTTAGTAGGGGTAAGTCGGAGTTTGCTGGAAGCTTGGGACCAATTGAAGGTGGATCGGGGAGTGCTGATGTATCAACTATCAGGGGAAAAGAAAGGCTGGATGGTGGTGGTTCCTGAGGGTGAGCGGCGGCAGGTGTGGCAGGAGTACCACCGGGCGTTGGGGCACGCCCGGGGGCGAAGGATGGTCCTGGCCCTTAGGGAAAGGTTCCATTGGCCGGGCCTGCGGAGGGACGTGGAGAAGTGGCAGCAGGACTGTGAGGAGTGCCTGGTTGGAAGCCGGGGGAAGGGTGGGTCGCCACCCTTCGGTGGCCTACAGACTAGTTACCCCTGGGAGGTTCTGGCGGTGGATTATCTGTCATTGGGCCGCCCGGGGGATCCATATCCATATGTGCTAGTGGCCGTCGATGTGTTCTCAAGGTTTGCCTTTGCAGTGCCTACACGAGATCAGACGGCGGCAACAGCAGTTCGGGTGATCTGGGAGGAAGTGATTCGCCACTATGGATGCCCCGAACGGCTGCTGTCTGACCAGGGCCCTGCTTTTGAATCCCAGTTGGTGAAAGGACTGTGTGAGGCTTATGGTTGCCGCAAAGTAAGGACCACGCCGTACCACCCACAGGGAAATGGCGCATGTGAACGGTGGAATCAGACGTTGTTGCGCTTGTTAAATACCTTGTCGGCCAGGGAACAGGGCCGTTGGACAGTACACGTGCCGGAGTTGGTGCAGGCTTACAACTGCACCCCTCATAGCAGCACAGGGCTGTCTCCATTCTGGGTTCTGTTTGGTCGACAGCCAAGGCTTCCCATTGACCAGCGGTGGGGGGTGTGTGACTTGACTGCGGGAGAGGCTGGGTTGGAGTGGCTGCAGGGCCATCGAAGGCGACTATGGGCGGCCTGCAGAGAGGCAGCAAGGGGGACTGAGCAGCGACGGCAGGGAGATAGGCGGTATCAAGATACAGGTGCAACACACTGGCTATTGGCACCAGGAGAACGGGTCCTGATACGAAATTTCCGCCGGCGGGCTGCGGGCAAGGTGGGCCCCTATTGGCAGGCCAGCCCGTGGGTGGTGATGAAGCAGCGGGATCCTGAGACCCCGGTGTTCCAACTACGCCCTGAAGGACGAGATGGTCCGCTCCGGACACTTCACCGTCGTCATTTGCGGCGTTGTCCCCCAGGACGGACGTCAGCGACCCCAGAGGCTGAGGGCAGGGGGGCTGAGGTCGACCCTCGGCCAGTTCCACCTAGCCCTAGAGGCTGGCCCGGCCACAGGGTGGAGCAGCCGGCAACGGGGGTAGAAGATCAGGGGGAGCCAGGGACTGCAGCTGAGGAGGAGGAATCCGCTGTAGCCGAAGCGTTGCCTCGGGTTGAGATCGGAAGCCTCCCTCAGGGTGAGGCTGAAGAGACCCTACGTCGGTCACAGCGGGTTAACCTTGGGGTGAGGCCAGCCCGGTATAGGGTTTAG